The sequence CGCCGGCTGGTCACACTTGCGCGCGCTGGTGGTGAAGATAATTCCGCAGGCGATACGAGACCTTGTACCACCCGCAGCAGCGTAGAGCCGGCACTGCAAGCTTCCGTCAGGTTGGTTGATGCAGTTCAGAAATCCGCACCCCGCAGCTGCAGGGCCAAGATCACAATGGTTTATAATATATATCTAAAATGCATGTATTGAATCGTCGTGCTTTATGATGCATATAAAATACATCTTTTAAAGACAAGTAGGCGATCAGCCATGCAAACAGAGTGCGTACACCCCATGCCAGACCAGGAACAATCTCCCGCGCAACGTCATCGCGAACATGTCCAGCGAGAGGCGCTCAAAATCGGCATCGATGAGGACTATATCTCGGTTCTGGTCGACACCTTCTATGATCGTATCCGCAGCCACGAGGTGCTGGGGCCGATTTTTGCAGACGCAATCGGCTGCAACTGGCAACCGCATCTGGAAAAGATGAAACAGTTCTGGTCTTCAGTTGCCAGAAACACCGGCCATTACAGCGGCAAGCCTGTTCCTGCACATCAAAAGCTCACACAAGTTCAGCAGGACCATTTCACCATATGGCTGGACCTGTTCAGGCAAACCCTGGCCGACACCGCCCCTACCCCGCAGGCAGCGGATTATTTCATGGAGCGGGCACAGAGGATCGCGCGCAGTCTGCAGATGGCCATGTTTGACAGGCCCGGGTCGTTTGCTGACGTTTGAGACACGGCAACCGTGGACCTGGCCAAGGTTCAACTGTCCTGCCAGCAGATGAAAACCGGGTCATCGACCATTGCATAGGCAATGTGGTGGGTCGCATCCGCAGACATGCCGTTCAGTGCGATGTAATCCACCGCGGCATCTGCCTGCGCGCGGTCTCGAAAGCTCATGATCGAGAAATAGTGATGGTTTCGTTCGCTGTCGGTATCGAGAATGGTATCGTCCTGCCTGATGCCGACCGGGCTGGCGCTTTCAACAAGATCCAGTTCCTGCAGGTGCACCGCAAAATCCGCAAACGCCTTGCGGAAGTCAGCCAGTTGAAACTCCGGTTTCAGGTTGAAGCAGGACAACATGTGAAACATGGGCGGATTCACCTCGCGGTTGCTTTGCGCGCCAGGCAACTGCCGGCCGGATATCTAGATATCACCCAGCACTGCCCCGGCGCCGGCCGCAATCAGACCTGCATCGCTCGTGGCCGACACCAGGTTGAACCCCAGGGCCGCAAAGCCTTTTGCCTGCTCGGCGCCGGACGCATAAATGCCGGATATCTTTCCATGCTTGCGCGCGCTCGCGACAATTTTCGGCAAGGCGTCGATCACGTCCGGATCATTGGCGCCGCCCACCTTGCCGCCTGACAGGTTTATCGACAGGTCATAAGGCCCGACAAACACGCCGTCGATGCCATCCACGCCGAGAATGTCGTCAAGGTTGGAGATCGCTTCCACCGTCTCGACCATGGCCAGCACACAGGTCAGATCATTGGCGGCGCTCAGATAGGATTGCCCATCCATACCCCACAGCTCAAGTGCCTGTGCCGGCCCGAAGCTGCGCGAGGCAAGCGGCGGATACCTGGTCGCGTCCACCAGACGGACGGCATCGTTCACGGTGTTGATCATCGGCGCGATGATCACCGCAGCCCCTGCATCAAGCGCCCGTGCCGCCATGCCGAAATCATCCAGCGGCGGACGCATCATGGGAATGCCGCCGGCGCGTCCTGTGGCCTGCACCACAAGGCGCATCTCGTCATAACTGAAGAAACCGTGCTGCATGTCAGCCAGGACACCGGCAAACCCGCCGCGCACCATCGCAGCCGCCTGGCCTTCGCCGGGCATCTGGCACCAGGTTACATATACCGGGCCGTCGTCAGCCTCGGCCAGGCGTGTCTTCAGCGATAACAGGTGGGAAAACGCCAAAGCCTAGCCTTCGTTTTCAAGCTGGGTGATAGCCTCCGCCATCAAATCGTCCATGTGGCGGCGAATCTGATGGTCGGACTGCTCTACCCCGGCGGCATCGAAGTCCTCTCTTACCTTGCGAAACACATCATCGTCGCCCGCTTCCTCAAAATCGGCCTTGATGACGTCCTTCGCATAAGCATCGGCCTCATCGCCGGACTTGCCCATCAGGCCTGCAGCCCACAGGCCCAGAAGCTTGTTGCGCCGCGCCGTTGCCTTGAACTGAAGTTCCTGGTCATGGGCAAATTTGCCTTCGAAGCCTTTTTGCCGATTGTCGAAATTGCTCATCCGTATATGTGCTCCGTTGTAAGCGCCTGATATTTAGTGTTCTTCAAGACATAGACAATCGCCGTGGCAGCTTCAATACGTGTTGTGCGGCATTGCGCAGCATAAACCCGGAAAATATAAATACTGTTTGAAACCGGCAAGGGAATCACCCACTTCCATTGTACCCGTACTCCATCTGGTCTAGAGAATGGCTTTAGGCGTAAACGGTTTAAGCCGTTTTTGCAGCCATCAGGGAATTTCTAAATGAACCAGCGCCGCAGACGCATTTATGAAGGCAAGGCAAAGATCCTGTATGAGGGTCCGGAACCCGGCACGGTGGTTGTCCATTTCAAGGATGACGCCACCGCCTTCAACGCCGAGAAGAAGGCAGTCATCGAGGGCAAAGGCGTTCTGAACAACCGGATTTCGGAATTCATATTCGAGCGCCTGAACGACCTGGGCTTGCCGACTCATTTCGTCAAGCGGCTCAACATGCGTGAACAGCTTGTTCGCGAGGTGGAAATCATTCCTCTTGAAGTCATTGTGCGCAACATCGCCGCCGGTTCCATGGCGAAACGCCTCGGCATTGAGGAAGGTACGGCATTGCCGCGCTCCATCATCGAGTTCTGTTACAAGAACGACGAGTTGGGCGATCCGCTCATAGCAGAAGAGCACATCACTGCATTTGGCTGGGCCAGCCCGCAGGAAATAGACGACATCATGGCCATGACCATCCGCATCAACGATTTCATGTCCGGCATGTTCGCTGCCATCGGTATCAAGCTTGTCGACTTCAAGATCGAGTTTGGCCGCCAGTATGAGGGCGATCTGGTGCGCACCATACTTGCCGACGAGATCAGTCCGGATTCATGCCGGCTGTGGGATATGAAAACCAGCGAAAAGATGGACAAGGACCGCTTTCGGCGCGATTTGGGCGGCCTGGTGGAAGCCTATCAGGAAGTTGCCCGCCGGCTCGGCATTCTGAATGAAAACGACCAGGGAAAACCATCCAAACCGACACTGGTCAAATCCTGACTGCCCGTACGCGCCTTATCTGCACAATCCGAAGGATCTAATGCCGCATGAAAGCCAAGGTTATCATTACACTCAAAAACGGCGTGCTTGACCCGCAAGGCAAGGCCATAGAAGGCGCGCTGACCAGTCTCGGGTTTTCCGGCGTGGAAAATGTGCGCCAGGGAAAATTCATCGAGCTGGATGTTGACGCAGCAAATTCTGATGAAGCACAGGCTACAGTCGAGGCCATGTGCGAAAAACTGTTGTCCAATACGGTGATTGAAAATTACCGCGTGGAGGTCGAGTGAACTTCGTAAAAAGCCTGTTGCCGGCACTTGCGGCAATCTCTTTGACATGGTCGCCGGCAGATGCGGTTGACACCCGCAAGCTTGAAATAACCATGAAAATCGGCGGCAAACCCTACGATGTCGTGGCCGAACCGTTTGCCAATTGGCAATTGGCCTCTGAAGGTCAGGTTTCCCTGGACCAGAAGTTCAACATTCAACCGGACGGCAAGAGCGGCCTGATACAGGTCAAGATCGCCCCCGGGGCCAAAGGCCAGAAAATGCCGAACCCGTGCGGCCTCCTGCGCGGTCTGTCCCAGTCACTGAAGAAAAGCGGGCTTCGCCTGTCGCCCGGACGCAAACCGCAGATCAACATGATCCCTGTCTGCTCAATGGTGGCGGAAAGCTCGCTGAGAACAATGTTCTACTATTCCGCCTCGTTTGTGACGGATGGCCTCCTGATAGCTGGCGTTGCCCGCAATTCGCGCGATCTTACCGATGATCAGATCAACGAGTTTTCCCGTTACCTTGCATCCATTCAGGTAAAACCAAAGGAAGTAACGCAATGAAGGCGGCGGTCATTGTTTTTCCGGGGATCAATCGCGAAAACGATATGGCCCGGGCGCTTGAAAATGGCGCCGGTGCCAGCGTAACCAGAGTTTGGCATACGGAAACCAGCTTGCCGGCCGGTACCGATCTTGTTGCCGTTCCCGGCGGGTTTTCCTACGGCGACTATCTGCGCTGCGGCGCAATTGCCGGACGCTCTCCGGTGATGAAGTCGATCATCGATCATGCCAACCGCGGCGGCCTGGTACTTGGCGTGTGCAACGGCTTTCAGATCCTCACCGAAGCAGGGCTTCTGCCCGGCGCCCTGATGCGTAATGCAGGGCTCAAGTTCGTGTGCAGGCAGGTCCGCCTGAGCGTCGAGAATGATGCCACTTTCTTTTCCCGCACGATGAAGAAGGGCGATGTGGTGTCCTGCCCTGTCGCTCACCATGATGGCAACTACTTTGCTGATGCGAATACCCTCAACCAACTCGAAGGCGAAGGCCGGGTCGTGTTCCGTTATGCCGAGGGCACCAATCCCAACGGGGCCATCAACGACATTGCAGGCATCGTCAATGCTGCCGGCAACGTGCTCGGAATGATGCCTCATCCGGAGAACATGATTGAGCCCCTGCATGGCAAAATCGACTGCATGCCTCTGTTTGAAGGTCTGGCCGCGGCCTGAAAAACACCACACTGTAGGTGCGCAATGCGCTTTATGTCAGGTTCATCACACCCTGAATTCGCGCAATGGCTGGCCAGGTTCGGGTTAGTCCTGGGTATTGTCGCTATCGCCGGTCAGTACATCTTTTTTCAACCGCTTTTCAGGCAAATGGGGCTGGGACTGATTGGATCCGCCTTTGGCATGTTGATGTATCTGACCATCCTCACCAATCTGATGCTGCTTGCGGCGTACTGGTCATCACTGGCCAAAGGCCGCGGCAAGATAGCTGCCTTTTTCAGCCAGACGGGAGTGCGGAGTGCGCTCGCCGCCCATATCGCGCTGGTCGCGATTGTCTATGTAACCGCAATTCGCGGACAACTCGCCCTGACACCGGCAATGCTCGTGACCGATGCTTTGCTGCATTACCTGGCGCCTGTCGTCTATCTGGCGTGGTGGTGGCAGCTCTCCGGCAAATGCGCCGTAAACTACTCGGACATTCCCAGATGGATGGCGTGGCCGGCAATCTATCTCGGCGTGATCATGATGGCGGGCCTGACAACAGGTGCCTTCATATATCCAATTTTCGATGTAAGCCGGTTGGGTGCCGCCATTGTTGCAATCAACATCACCCTGGTGTTCTGCCTGCTGGCATTGATCTGTGCCGGGCTGGTGTTTGTGGCCAAGGCGCAGTCTGCGAACACGAATGCTCCGGCCAGGTGAAATTCCTGGCCGGAGCGCCGGGCCAAAAGGCCCTCAGGGAACCGAACCTGCCGGAGGGTGAAATGCTGGCGGGTTCGGCGAGCCGAAGTTTTAAGCTTACAGTTTCAATTTGGGCCAGCGGTCAGCTTCCGTCATTGCCTGTTCGCGGCTGATGCCGATATCAGCCAGTTCATGGTCTGACAGATCTCGCAATTGCCGGCGCGAGCGGTTGAAATCGATGCACCGGCAGTACCAGCGCCACACAACCAACCATACAGGACGCGTTTTCACCGGTGCATGATTTGTCTGATTGAGGTGGTGTCCCCGCATCGAATTCAAAATTGTATCTATTGCACCCATGATAAGCCTCCTTTCAGGCTTGAAATTGTCATCCAACTGGTCAAATCGACCGAGACGAGTGATGCATTGCATTTTCGATTGATTCAATGTATTTATTGTCACCATGACAAATTGGTTTCCTGAAATTCAACGAACCGGTGCGCCTATTTACGTGGAAATTGCGGATGCAATGGCGCATGACATTGACAACGGGAAGCTGCAGCCAGGCGAAAAACTACCTCCACAACGCAATTTGGCGTTCGATATAGGGGTGACAATAGGTACAATTGGGCGGGCGTACGCACTGGCACGCCAGCGCGGGCTTGTAACAGGCGAGGTAGGTCGCGGGACTTATGTCCGCTGCAGTGAGCCGCCACTGTCTGAAGCCGTCACGGCATCGTCCGGGTTCCA is a genomic window of Anderseniella sp. Alg231-50 containing:
- a CDS encoding globin domain-containing protein — its product is MPDQEQSPAQRHREHVQREALKIGIDEDYISVLVDTFYDRIRSHEVLGPIFADAIGCNWQPHLEKMKQFWSSVARNTGHYSGKPVPAHQKLTQVQQDHFTIWLDLFRQTLADTAPTPQAADYFMERAQRIARSLQMAMFDRPGSFADV
- a CDS encoding aldolase/citrate lyase family protein; translation: MAFSHLLSLKTRLAEADDGPVYVTWCQMPGEGQAAAMVRGGFAGVLADMQHGFFSYDEMRLVVQATGRAGGIPMMRPPLDDFGMAARALDAGAAVIIAPMINTVNDAVRLVDATRYPPLASRSFGPAQALELWGMDGQSYLSAANDLTCVLAMVETVEAISNLDDILGVDGIDGVFVGPYDLSINLSGGKVGGANDPDVIDALPKIVASARKHGKISGIYASGAEQAKGFAALGFNLVSATSDAGLIAAGAGAVLGDI
- a CDS encoding ATPase inhibitor subunit zeta, whose amino-acid sequence is MSNFDNRQKGFEGKFAHDQELQFKATARRNKLLGLWAAGLMGKSGDEADAYAKDVIKADFEEAGDDDVFRKVREDFDAAGVEQSDHQIRRHMDDLMAEAITQLENEG
- the purC gene encoding phosphoribosylaminoimidazolesuccinocarboxamide synthase yields the protein MNQRRRRIYEGKAKILYEGPEPGTVVVHFKDDATAFNAEKKAVIEGKGVLNNRISEFIFERLNDLGLPTHFVKRLNMREQLVREVEIIPLEVIVRNIAAGSMAKRLGIEEGTALPRSIIEFCYKNDELGDPLIAEEHITAFGWASPQEIDDIMAMTIRINDFMSGMFAAIGIKLVDFKIEFGRQYEGDLVRTILADEISPDSCRLWDMKTSEKMDKDRFRRDLGGLVEAYQEVARRLGILNENDQGKPSKPTLVKS
- the purS gene encoding phosphoribosylformylglycinamidine synthase subunit PurS, with protein sequence MKAKVIITLKNGVLDPQGKAIEGALTSLGFSGVENVRQGKFIELDVDAANSDEAQATVEAMCEKLLSNTVIENYRVEVE
- the purQ gene encoding phosphoribosylformylglycinamidine synthase subunit PurQ, producing MKAAVIVFPGINRENDMARALENGAGASVTRVWHTETSLPAGTDLVAVPGGFSYGDYLRCGAIAGRSPVMKSIIDHANRGGLVLGVCNGFQILTEAGLLPGALMRNAGLKFVCRQVRLSVENDATFFSRTMKKGDVVSCPVAHHDGNYFADANTLNQLEGEGRVVFRYAEGTNPNGAINDIAGIVNAAGNVLGMMPHPENMIEPLHGKIDCMPLFEGLAAA
- a CDS encoding Pr6Pr family membrane protein translates to MSGSSHPEFAQWLARFGLVLGIVAIAGQYIFFQPLFRQMGLGLIGSAFGMLMYLTILTNLMLLAAYWSSLAKGRGKIAAFFSQTGVRSALAAHIALVAIVYVTAIRGQLALTPAMLVTDALLHYLAPVVYLAWWWQLSGKCAVNYSDIPRWMAWPAIYLGVIMMAGLTTGAFIYPIFDVSRLGAAIVAINITLVFCLLALICAGLVFVAKAQSANTNAPAR
- a CDS encoding DUF1127 domain-containing protein, with the protein product MGAIDTILNSMRGHHLNQTNHAPVKTRPVWLVVWRWYCRCIDFNRSRRQLRDLSDHELADIGISREQAMTEADRWPKLKL